In Cherax quadricarinatus isolate ZL_2023a chromosome 38, ASM3850222v1, whole genome shotgun sequence, a single genomic region encodes these proteins:
- the LOC128692984 gene encoding uncharacterized protein isoform X1 produces the protein METPTGNPDVATDAAVTVMSQADYNDKLETYQAFIQVKSTQMTQLSELLKNVREGKQPLAQVKDSLQQEINAANSAINIISEEVTHLKQKLRYHNVKQIHGNIERLEYQLRNNNYKPREEQKILDEISMLQRSVKTLREYEAKQAENKKYRGERARLIEERNSNYSKIRALYTQEDEIKKEMAAVRGDISLNKKAMEQLKQMKPKLEQGWLAHHQKLQAARNKRYEDKKRLRQEMTRERQEERRKLWEEYEASKEPYEEEKNLCRVLISYLQSSVGGITPTPTSSTQFLYPGQTPVTTPSTPRSLTKTLLSPDTPTKVPAITSCSKEPSSNQLLNDTSSLNEPTTSSETKNTCSSMLPPNTSGSFYSKPKDEEECFIRVSKRHKAKVKREHRLATRVKELPHTPDVLIKFSKLSITPPKNTDEVSLAIVSLQDCLQHFHTLSLAKNNQSETEEKFLDARKVNEVKACSRPTSLCVKSNITPLESTKDNTVLSPVASSSTADLENIFPGTSSNPQQLANCSVAPSINVTSPNLPWSAVGPVEQYSGNTVSSNVNQAIDNIQQNQPLYNCIQSSINQIMGKNNLAQFESNGIPDNSSEINLCNDILSQGSNESFFSKPVSYPSSLVELNNNAGCSYAAVAAKIKPSTVDY, from the exons ATGGAGACCCCTACAGGAAACCCAGATGTAGCCACAG ATGCAGCTGTCACAGTGATGAGCCAGGCAGACTATAATGACAAGCTGGAAACTTACCAGGCTTTTATACAAGTCAAATCAACTCAGATG ACACAGCTGAGTGAGTTGCTGAAAAATGTGCGTGAGGGTAAGCAGCCACTTGCACAGGTCAAGGATTCATTGCAGCAAGAGATCAATGCTGCTAATAGTGCCATAAATATAATTTCTGAAGAAGTTACCCACCTGAAGCAAAAG CTGCGTTATCATAATGTGAAGCAGATTCATGGTAATATTGAGCGACTGGAGTACCAGCTACGAAACAACAATTACAAACCAAGGGAAGAGCAAAAAATTCTAGACGAGATATCTATGCTTCAAAGATCAGTCAAGACTCTTCGGGAGTATGAAGCTAAGCAA GCAGAGAACAAAAAATATCGTGGGGAGAGAGCAAGACTAATAGAAGAGCGTAACAGCAATTACTCAAAGATCCGAGCTCTATACACACAAGAAGatgaaataaagaaagaaatggCAGCTGTCAGAGGAGATATATCATTAAATAAAAAGG CTATGGAACAACTAAAGCAAATGAAACCTAAGTTGGAACAAGGATGGCTAGCACATCATCAAAAACTACAAGCTGCACGCAACAAGCGATATGAAGACAAAAAACGGTTAAGACAAGAAATGACAAGAGAGCGCCAAGAAGAAAGACGAAAATTGTG GGAAGAATACGAGGCAAGTAAAGAACCATATGAGGAGGAAAAAAATTTGTGCCGAGTGTTGATATCATATCTACAGTCTTCAGTGGGAGGCATCACTCCTACACCAACTTCATCTACCCAGTTCCTATACCCAGGTCAAACACCTGtcaccacaccatctacaccaagGTCTTTGACAAAAACTTTGTTATCTCCTGATACGCCAACCAAAGTACCAGCTATCACTTCATGTTCAAAAGAGCCATCTAGCAACCAGTTATTAAATGATACAAGTTCTTTAAATGAACCCACAACCTCTTCAGAGACTAAAAATACTTGTTCCTCAATGCTTCCACCAAATACATCTGGCTCATTTTATTCAAAACCTAAAGATGAAGAGGAATGCTTCATCAGGGTTAGTAAAAGGCATAAGGCAAAGGTGAAGCGAGAGCATAGGTTAGCAACCCGTGTCAAGGAATTGCCTCACACTCCTGATGTCTTAATAAAATTTAGTAAACTGTCCATAACCCCTCCAAAAAATACTGATGAAGTATCTTTAGCAATCGTTTCTTTACAAGACTGTTTGCAACATTTTCATACATTATCTTTAGCCAAAAATAACCAGAGTGAAActgaagagaaatttttagatGCAAGAAAAGTTAATGAAGTAAAGGCTTGTTCAAGGCCCACCAGTTTGTGTGTGAAAAGCAATATAACTCCTCTTGAATCAACAAAGGACAATACTGTCTTGAGTCCAGTGGCCTCGTCCAGTACAGCAGACTTGGAAAATATTTTCCCAGGTACCTCCTCAAATCCACAACAGCTTGCTAATTGCAGTGTGGCACCAAGTATTAATGTCACCTCGCCAAACTTACCTTGGTCAGCAGTTGGGCCTGTGGAACAGTATTCTGGCAACACTGTCTCCAGTAATGTAAACCAAGCCATAGATAATATCCAGCAGAACCAACCTTTGTATAATTGTATACAGTCTTCAATAAACCAGATAATGGGGAAAAATAACTTAGCACAATTTGAAAGTAATGGTATACCAGATAATTCATCGGAAATCAATTTATGCAATGATATTTTATCTCAAGGAAGTAATGAATCTTTCTTTTCTAAGCCTGTATCATACCCAAGTAGTTTAGTAGAACTGAACAATAATGCTGGTTGTAGTTATGCTGCAGTAGCTGCCAAAATTAAACCAAGTACTGTTGACTATTGA
- the LOC128692984 gene encoding uncharacterized protein isoform X2 — protein sequence MSQADYNDKLETYQAFIQVKSTQMTQLSELLKNVREGKQPLAQVKDSLQQEINAANSAINIISEEVTHLKQKLRYHNVKQIHGNIERLEYQLRNNNYKPREEQKILDEISMLQRSVKTLREYEAKQAENKKYRGERARLIEERNSNYSKIRALYTQEDEIKKEMAAVRGDISLNKKAMEQLKQMKPKLEQGWLAHHQKLQAARNKRYEDKKRLRQEMTRERQEERRKLWEEYEASKEPYEEEKNLCRVLISYLQSSVGGITPTPTSSTQFLYPGQTPVTTPSTPRSLTKTLLSPDTPTKVPAITSCSKEPSSNQLLNDTSSLNEPTTSSETKNTCSSMLPPNTSGSFYSKPKDEEECFIRVSKRHKAKVKREHRLATRVKELPHTPDVLIKFSKLSITPPKNTDEVSLAIVSLQDCLQHFHTLSLAKNNQSETEEKFLDARKVNEVKACSRPTSLCVKSNITPLESTKDNTVLSPVASSSTADLENIFPGTSSNPQQLANCSVAPSINVTSPNLPWSAVGPVEQYSGNTVSSNVNQAIDNIQQNQPLYNCIQSSINQIMGKNNLAQFESNGIPDNSSEINLCNDILSQGSNESFFSKPVSYPSSLVELNNNAGCSYAAVAAKIKPSTVDY from the exons ATGAGCCAGGCAGACTATAATGACAAGCTGGAAACTTACCAGGCTTTTATACAAGTCAAATCAACTCAGATG ACACAGCTGAGTGAGTTGCTGAAAAATGTGCGTGAGGGTAAGCAGCCACTTGCACAGGTCAAGGATTCATTGCAGCAAGAGATCAATGCTGCTAATAGTGCCATAAATATAATTTCTGAAGAAGTTACCCACCTGAAGCAAAAG CTGCGTTATCATAATGTGAAGCAGATTCATGGTAATATTGAGCGACTGGAGTACCAGCTACGAAACAACAATTACAAACCAAGGGAAGAGCAAAAAATTCTAGACGAGATATCTATGCTTCAAAGATCAGTCAAGACTCTTCGGGAGTATGAAGCTAAGCAA GCAGAGAACAAAAAATATCGTGGGGAGAGAGCAAGACTAATAGAAGAGCGTAACAGCAATTACTCAAAGATCCGAGCTCTATACACACAAGAAGatgaaataaagaaagaaatggCAGCTGTCAGAGGAGATATATCATTAAATAAAAAGG CTATGGAACAACTAAAGCAAATGAAACCTAAGTTGGAACAAGGATGGCTAGCACATCATCAAAAACTACAAGCTGCACGCAACAAGCGATATGAAGACAAAAAACGGTTAAGACAAGAAATGACAAGAGAGCGCCAAGAAGAAAGACGAAAATTGTG GGAAGAATACGAGGCAAGTAAAGAACCATATGAGGAGGAAAAAAATTTGTGCCGAGTGTTGATATCATATCTACAGTCTTCAGTGGGAGGCATCACTCCTACACCAACTTCATCTACCCAGTTCCTATACCCAGGTCAAACACCTGtcaccacaccatctacaccaagGTCTTTGACAAAAACTTTGTTATCTCCTGATACGCCAACCAAAGTACCAGCTATCACTTCATGTTCAAAAGAGCCATCTAGCAACCAGTTATTAAATGATACAAGTTCTTTAAATGAACCCACAACCTCTTCAGAGACTAAAAATACTTGTTCCTCAATGCTTCCACCAAATACATCTGGCTCATTTTATTCAAAACCTAAAGATGAAGAGGAATGCTTCATCAGGGTTAGTAAAAGGCATAAGGCAAAGGTGAAGCGAGAGCATAGGTTAGCAACCCGTGTCAAGGAATTGCCTCACACTCCTGATGTCTTAATAAAATTTAGTAAACTGTCCATAACCCCTCCAAAAAATACTGATGAAGTATCTTTAGCAATCGTTTCTTTACAAGACTGTTTGCAACATTTTCATACATTATCTTTAGCCAAAAATAACCAGAGTGAAActgaagagaaatttttagatGCAAGAAAAGTTAATGAAGTAAAGGCTTGTTCAAGGCCCACCAGTTTGTGTGTGAAAAGCAATATAACTCCTCTTGAATCAACAAAGGACAATACTGTCTTGAGTCCAGTGGCCTCGTCCAGTACAGCAGACTTGGAAAATATTTTCCCAGGTACCTCCTCAAATCCACAACAGCTTGCTAATTGCAGTGTGGCACCAAGTATTAATGTCACCTCGCCAAACTTACCTTGGTCAGCAGTTGGGCCTGTGGAACAGTATTCTGGCAACACTGTCTCCAGTAATGTAAACCAAGCCATAGATAATATCCAGCAGAACCAACCTTTGTATAATTGTATACAGTCTTCAATAAACCAGATAATGGGGAAAAATAACTTAGCACAATTTGAAAGTAATGGTATACCAGATAATTCATCGGAAATCAATTTATGCAATGATATTTTATCTCAAGGAAGTAATGAATCTTTCTTTTCTAAGCCTGTATCATACCCAAGTAGTTTAGTAGAACTGAACAATAATGCTGGTTGTAGTTATGCTGCAGTAGCTGCCAAAATTAAACCAAGTACTGTTGACTATTGA